The following proteins are co-located in the Desulfomonile tiedjei genome:
- the thiC gene encoding phosphomethylpyrimidine synthase ThiC, protein MEKIVLDHVLKQIALEEGVDERTFEQSFVKGRIAVCKAPPTGKPLAVGENLRVKVNTNIGTSGDVHDEDLELRKLETAVKAGTDAVMDLSTGGDLRSVRRKIVRSSPVPVGSVPIYEALVESVRKRGGVERMEPEEMLDAIRLHGEDGISFVTVHCGVTLSALAHLENKPRVCGIVSRGGSFLAKWMRANKKENPLFERYDEVLDICEQYGMVISLGDGLRPGAIADSMDQAQVEELVTLGQLNRRARERGVQAIIEGPGHVPLDQIPAQMMMQKKLCDNAPFYVLGPLVTDIAPGLDHITSAIGGAVAAMHGADFLCYVTPSEHLGLPDVNDVRMGVLAARVAGHAADIVRGRRDAWEWDEKMSRARKNREWDEQIRLALDPDLAREIRGRTCKEDHETCTMCGDLCAYKADSIG, encoded by the coding sequence ATGGAGAAGATTGTCTTGGACCACGTCTTGAAACAAATCGCCCTTGAAGAGGGCGTGGATGAACGAACTTTCGAGCAAAGCTTCGTCAAAGGTCGGATAGCAGTCTGCAAGGCTCCGCCTACGGGCAAGCCCCTCGCGGTCGGGGAAAACCTTCGTGTGAAAGTCAATACCAACATTGGCACGTCGGGCGACGTTCATGACGAGGACCTGGAATTGCGTAAGCTGGAAACGGCAGTTAAAGCCGGCACCGATGCGGTAATGGATCTGTCCACAGGCGGCGACCTGCGGTCTGTGCGACGAAAGATAGTCCGGAGTTCACCGGTCCCCGTGGGATCGGTCCCGATCTATGAGGCTCTTGTCGAATCGGTTCGCAAACGCGGCGGTGTGGAGCGAATGGAACCCGAAGAAATGCTCGACGCGATCCGCCTGCACGGGGAAGACGGCATAAGCTTTGTCACCGTCCACTGCGGCGTCACGCTTTCGGCTCTAGCGCATCTGGAAAACAAGCCCAGAGTTTGCGGTATAGTGAGCCGAGGTGGAAGCTTTCTGGCCAAGTGGATGCGGGCCAACAAAAAAGAAAATCCCTTGTTCGAGCGATACGATGAGGTGCTGGATATCTGCGAGCAGTACGGAATGGTCATCAGCCTCGGTGACGGCCTCAGACCCGGAGCTATTGCAGACTCGATGGATCAGGCCCAGGTGGAAGAGCTGGTGACGCTGGGGCAATTGAACCGCCGTGCCCGTGAAAGAGGCGTGCAAGCCATAATCGAGGGGCCGGGACATGTGCCTCTGGATCAGATACCCGCTCAAATGATGATGCAGAAGAAGTTGTGCGACAATGCGCCCTTCTACGTGCTCGGGCCTCTGGTCACCGACATTGCGCCGGGACTGGATCATATAACCTCTGCAATCGGAGGGGCCGTGGCAGCTATGCACGGGGCTGATTTCCTATGCTATGTGACTCCTTCGGAGCATCTGGGCTTACCGGACGTGAACGACGTGCGAATGGGCGTGCTTGCCGCTCGCGTCGCCGGACACGCCGCGGACATTGTTCGCGGGAGGCGCGATGCGTGGGAATGGGACGAGAAAATGAGCCGGGCCCGGAAGAACCGCGAGTGGGACGAACAAATCAGATTAGCCCTCGATCCTGACCTTGCACGGGAAATCCGTGGACGCACATGCAAGGAAGACCACGAAACATGCACCATGTGCGGGGATCTGTGCGCGTATAAGGCGGACTCCATCGGGTGA
- a CDS encoding AF1514 family protein, protein MFDCKFITREMLADPIEVRTKDKGELTFYDAKAIADRRAKELTTDPVLLSWFDKKSGRYAPDVTCCGTEKPTWLVYAESRGGRYSVDINDEDYVFVYREGLSGS, encoded by the coding sequence ATGTTCGACTGCAAATTCATTACCAGAGAGATGTTGGCTGATCCCATTGAAGTACGGACCAAAGATAAGGGCGAGTTGACTTTTTATGACGCAAAAGCAATTGCAGATAGAAGGGCCAAGGAGCTGACCACAGATCCCGTGCTCCTGTCCTGGTTCGACAAGAAATCCGGCCGGTATGCGCCGGACGTAACCTGTTGCGGCACGGAAAAGCCGACCTGGCTGGTGTACGCGGAGTCACGGGGCGGCAGATACTCTGTGGACATTAACGACGAGGACTACGTTTTCGTCTACCGGGAAGGACTGTCAGGGTCCTAG
- a CDS encoding succinate dehydrogenase iron-sulfur subunit, whose amino-acid sequence METKTQKKYNITVYVRRFDPDKDAAPRQQQYTIQIEKGLTVLDALNLIKQTQDPTVGFRFSCRMGVCGSCGMLINGKPGLACNTQVLDVTESALTLAPLPNFSIIRDLVADLVPMFGVLTGVQPYIQRSDVEEMENPTREYFQTPHQLEEFLQFTYCIKCGSCMAACPTMATDKEYLGPMPLTQAYRYNTDSRDDAADARREIVSSCHAIFNCHYAAECSNVCPKGVDPARAIQLMKKDLVLRYFGLRKKKCAHVHEGPSQSDYKPKIEAPPFTVDQ is encoded by the coding sequence ATGGAAACAAAGACTCAGAAGAAATACAATATTACCGTTTATGTACGCCGCTTTGACCCTGATAAGGACGCCGCACCCAGGCAGCAACAATATACGATTCAAATCGAGAAGGGGTTGACTGTCCTCGATGCGTTGAACCTGATCAAACAGACCCAAGATCCCACGGTCGGTTTCCGGTTTTCCTGCCGCATGGGCGTTTGTGGCTCGTGCGGAATGCTCATAAACGGCAAACCGGGATTGGCCTGCAACACGCAGGTTCTCGATGTGACGGAATCCGCACTGACGCTGGCGCCCCTGCCCAATTTCTCCATTATCAGAGACCTGGTAGCTGATCTGGTCCCCATGTTTGGGGTCCTCACCGGCGTTCAGCCTTACATCCAGAGAAGCGATGTGGAAGAAATGGAAAATCCGACAAGGGAATATTTCCAGACGCCTCACCAGTTGGAAGAATTCCTGCAATTCACCTACTGCATAAAATGCGGTTCCTGCATGGCCGCGTGTCCGACAATGGCCACCGACAAGGAGTATCTGGGGCCGATGCCGTTAACGCAGGCCTACAGGTACAACACGGATTCCCGCGACGATGCCGCGGACGCGCGCAGGGAAATAGTGTCGTCGTGCCACGCTATTTTTAACTGCCACTATGCTGCGGAATGCTCCAACGTTTGTCCCAAGGGAGTTGATCCTGCGCGGGCGATTCAGCTTATGAAAAAGGATCTGGTGCTCCGATACTTCGGCCTGCGCAAGAAGAAGTGCGCGCATGTTCACGAAGGCCCTTCTCAGTCGGATTATAAGCCGAAGATCGAGGCCCCTCCATTCACCGTGGACCAGTGA